In Haloplanus rubicundus, one DNA window encodes the following:
- the larC gene encoding nickel pincer cofactor biosynthesis protein LarC yields the protein MKTLAFDGRMGASGDMVCAALVAAGADPAVLAPVEDALDVRYAVGSTTKAGIAATTVDVVLDEGDEDHSHDHSHGHDHDHSHGHDHDHSHGHDHTHAEGHGPNRTYAEVVSLVESLDLPAEVERDALAVFRRLGEAEAAVHGTDLDDTHFHEVGADDAIADVVGACLLLADLGAERVVTAPVSAGGGTVAMSHGTYPVPAPAVAEIAADADWSLRGGPVDRELLTPTGAALLAELAEGVAELPAIDVDAVGYGAGDADVPDHPNVLRVLVGDGTGGLRRETISVLETNVDDVTPEVLGSLQETLAEAGARDVSIVPTTMKKSRPGHLVKVVVDPADAGAVARRLAEETGTLGVREGGARHRWVANRGFETATLTVEGEAYDVAVKVGSDADGAVYDVSAEYDDALAVARETDLSVREVMRRAEALVDGPE from the coding sequence ATGAAGACGCTCGCGTTCGACGGCCGCATGGGAGCGAGCGGCGACATGGTCTGTGCGGCGCTCGTCGCCGCCGGTGCCGACCCCGCCGTTCTCGCCCCCGTCGAGGACGCCCTCGACGTGCGCTACGCCGTCGGCTCGACGACTAAAGCTGGCATCGCGGCGACGACGGTCGACGTGGTACTCGACGAGGGGGACGAGGACCACAGTCACGACCACTCACACGGCCACGACCACGACCACTCACACGGCCACGACCACGACCACTCACACGGCCACGACCACACCCACGCCGAAGGTCACGGTCCCAATCGAACCTACGCCGAGGTCGTCTCGCTCGTCGAGAGTCTCGACCTCCCTGCCGAGGTCGAACGCGACGCCCTCGCCGTCTTCCGCCGACTCGGCGAGGCGGAGGCGGCGGTCCACGGCACCGATCTCGACGACACGCACTTCCACGAAGTGGGGGCCGACGACGCCATCGCGGACGTGGTCGGGGCCTGCCTCCTGCTCGCGGATCTCGGCGCCGAACGCGTCGTGACGGCGCCGGTGTCGGCCGGCGGCGGCACGGTCGCGATGAGCCACGGCACCTACCCCGTCCCCGCGCCCGCGGTCGCGGAGATCGCGGCCGACGCCGACTGGTCGCTCCGTGGCGGCCCGGTCGACCGCGAACTCCTGACGCCGACGGGGGCGGCCCTCCTCGCCGAACTCGCCGAAGGCGTCGCGGAACTCCCCGCCATCGACGTCGACGCCGTCGGCTACGGCGCCGGCGACGCCGACGTGCCCGACCATCCGAACGTCCTCCGCGTCCTCGTCGGCGACGGGACCGGCGGCCTGCGACGGGAGACCATCTCCGTCCTGGAGACGAACGTCGACGACGTGACTCCCGAGGTACTGGGGAGCTTACAGGAGACGCTCGCGGAGGCGGGCGCGCGTGACGTGTCCATCGTCCCGACGACGATGAAGAAGTCACGGCCGGGCCACCTCGTGAAGGTGGTCGTCGACCCCGCGGACGCGGGCGCCGTCGCCCGCCGCCTCGCCGAGGAGACGGGGACGCTCGGCGTGCGCGAGGGAGGTGCCCGCCACCGCTGGGTCGCGAATCGGGGCTTCGAGACGGCGACGCTGACCGTCGAGGGCGAGGCGTACGACGTGGCGGTCAAGGTCGGGAGCGACGCCGACGGCGCCGTCTACGACGTGAGCGCGGAGTACGACGACGCGCTGGCGGTCGCCCGCGAGACCGACCTCTCGGTGCGCGAGGTGATGCGGCGGGCGGAAGCACTCGTCGACGGCCCGGAGTAA
- a CDS encoding CDC48 family AAA ATPase → MNEVQLEVAKAYPNDSGRGIARLDPDTLLHLKLSPGDIIEIEGADRTAAKVWRADRQDWNTDTVRIDGFTRQNADVGIGERVTIRKAEATKAEKLVLAPPEEASVQFGSDAAGMVKRQILKRPVVERDIVPVMSSTNHPFMRSPGQAIPLIAVETEPEGVCLVTEDTEVELREEPISGFEKTGGGITYEDIGGLQNEIQRVREMVELPMKHPQIFKKLGIEPPQGVLLHGPPGTGKTLLAKAVANETSASFFSIAGPEIISKYYGESEQQLREIFEDAKDESPSIIFIDELDSIAPKREDVTGEVERRVVAQLLTMMDGLETRGQVIVIAATNRVDSVDPALRRPGRFDREIEIGVPDEEGRKEILQIHTRGMPLSDDVSLDHLADETHGFVGADIESLTKEAAMKALRRYLPEIDLDEEDIPPSLIDRMIVKRDDFGGALGEVEPSAMREVLVELPKITWDDVGGLDEPKEMVKEAVEWPLSSPEKFDRMGIEPPKGVLLYGPPGTGKTLMAKAVANETNANFISVRGPQLLSKWVGESEKAIRQTFRKARQVAPTVIFFDELDSLAPSRGNEVGNNVSERVVNQLLTELDGLEEMGNVMVIGATNRPDMIDPALLRSGRFDRLVFIGEPEQEGREQILKIHTQHSPLAPDVSLREIAEITDGYVGSDLESIAREAAMVALREDEGAEEVEMRHFRQAMENVRPTITDDIMDYYEQIEEQFKGGGGESFASRGGGGRIGFQ, encoded by the coding sequence ATGAACGAAGTGCAACTCGAAGTGGCGAAAGCGTACCCGAACGACTCGGGGCGTGGCATCGCCCGATTGGACCCCGACACGCTCCTGCACCTGAAGCTGTCGCCAGGTGACATCATCGAGATCGAGGGGGCCGATCGGACGGCGGCGAAGGTGTGGCGTGCCGACCGACAGGACTGGAACACCGACACGGTCCGCATCGACGGGTTCACCCGGCAGAACGCGGACGTGGGCATCGGCGAGCGCGTCACCATCCGGAAGGCGGAGGCGACGAAAGCCGAGAAACTCGTCCTCGCGCCGCCGGAGGAGGCGAGCGTCCAGTTCGGCTCCGACGCCGCCGGCATGGTGAAACGGCAGATCCTCAAGCGGCCGGTGGTCGAACGCGACATCGTCCCGGTGATGTCGAGTACGAACCACCCGTTCATGCGGTCGCCGGGACAGGCCATCCCGCTGATCGCCGTCGAGACGGAACCGGAGGGCGTCTGTCTCGTGACGGAGGACACCGAGGTCGAACTGCGTGAGGAGCCCATCTCGGGCTTCGAGAAGACCGGCGGCGGCATCACGTACGAGGACATCGGCGGCCTGCAAAACGAGATCCAGCGCGTCCGGGAGATGGTCGAACTCCCGATGAAGCACCCGCAGATCTTCAAGAAGTTGGGGATCGAACCCCCGCAGGGCGTCCTCCTGCACGGGCCGCCGGGGACCGGGAAGACCCTGCTGGCCAAAGCGGTCGCCAACGAAACCTCCGCGTCCTTCTTCTCCATCGCGGGGCCGGAGATCATCTCGAAGTACTACGGCGAGTCCGAACAGCAGTTGCGCGAAATTTTCGAGGACGCCAAAGACGAGTCGCCGTCGATCATCTTCATCGACGAACTCGACTCCATCGCGCCCAAGCGTGAGGACGTGACCGGCGAGGTCGAACGCCGGGTCGTCGCCCAACTGCTGACGATGATGGACGGCCTCGAAACCCGGGGGCAGGTCATCGTCATCGCGGCGACCAATCGGGTGGATTCCGTGGATCCCGCGCTCCGTCGACCGGGGCGGTTCGACCGCGAAATCGAAATCGGCGTTCCGGACGAGGAAGGACGGAAAGAGATCCTCCAGATTCACACGCGCGGTATGCCGCTTTCCGACGACGTGAGCCTCGATCACCTCGCGGACGAGACCCACGGCTTCGTCGGCGCCGACATCGAGAGCCTGACGAAGGAGGCCGCGATGAAGGCGCTCCGGCGGTACCTCCCCGAGATCGATCTGGACGAGGAGGACATCCCGCCGAGCCTCATCGACCGGATGATCGTCAAGCGCGACGACTTCGGCGGCGCGCTCGGCGAGGTAGAGCCCTCCGCGATGCGGGAGGTGCTGGTCGAACTCCCGAAGATCACGTGGGACGACGTGGGCGGCCTCGACGAGCCCAAAGAGATGGTCAAGGAGGCCGTCGAGTGGCCGCTCTCCTCGCCGGAGAAGTTCGACCGCATGGGGATCGAACCCCCGAAGGGCGTCCTCCTGTACGGGCCACCGGGGACCGGGAAGACGCTGATGGCGAAGGCGGTGGCCAACGAGACCAACGCCAACTTCATCAGCGTGCGCGGCCCGCAGTTGCTGTCGAAGTGGGTCGGCGAGAGCGAGAAGGCCATCCGGCAGACGTTCCGGAAGGCCCGGCAGGTGGCCCCGACGGTCATCTTCTTCGACGAACTCGACTCGCTCGCGCCGTCGCGGGGCAACGAAGTGGGTAACAACGTCTCCGAGCGCGTCGTCAACCAGCTTCTGACCGAACTCGACGGGCTGGAGGAGATGGGCAACGTCATGGTCATCGGCGCGACCAACCGGCCGGATATGATCGACCCCGCCCTACTCCGGTCTGGCCGGTTCGACCGCCTCGTGTTCATCGGCGAACCCGAGCAGGAGGGTCGCGAGCAGATCCTGAAGATCCACACGCAGCACTCGCCGCTCGCCCCCGACGTTAGCCTCCGGGAGATCGCCGAGATCACCGACGGCTACGTCGGCTCCGACCTGGAGAGCATCGCCCGCGAGGCGGCGATGGTCGCACTCCGCGAGGACGAGGGGGCCGAAGAAGTCGAGATGCGACACTTCCGGCAGGCCATGGAGAACGTCCGGCCGACGATCACGGACGACATCATGGACTACTACGAACAGATCGAAGAACAGTTCAAGGGCGGTGGGGGCGAGAGCTTCGCCAGCCGTGGTGGCGGCGGCCGGATCGGCTTCCAGTAG
- a CDS encoding RidA family protein: protein MDRERYASGTEWESTVGYSRAIRAGNEIHVSGTTATDDDGQVVAPGDPHAQTVRAIENVETALSALDAALSDVVRTRLFVTDIDDWEAIGRAHGDAFADVRPATTMVQVERLIDPEMLVEVEAVARD, encoded by the coding sequence ATGGACCGTGAGCGCTACGCCTCGGGCACCGAGTGGGAGTCGACGGTCGGCTACTCGCGGGCGATTCGTGCCGGCAACGAGATACACGTTTCCGGAACCACCGCGACGGACGACGACGGGCAGGTCGTCGCCCCCGGCGACCCCCACGCGCAGACGGTGCGAGCCATCGAGAACGTCGAAACGGCGCTCTCGGCGCTCGACGCCGCCCTCTCGGACGTGGTGCGGACCCGCCTGTTCGTCACCGATATCGACGACTGGGAGGCAATCGGACGCGCCCACGGCGACGCTTTCGCCGACGTGCGGCCGGCGACGACGATGGTGCAGGTCGAGCGACTGATCGATCCCGAGATGCTCGTGGAGGTGGAGGCGGTCGCGCGGGACTAG